The DNA sequence CGGTGAAGTTTGTGATCGTCGTGATGTACTACATGCATCTCAAGTACGACCACAAGCTGTTCCGCGCGCTGTTCACGGGACCGCTGATTGTCGCATCGCTCACGCTGATCGGGCTGCTGTTCCTGTTCAGCAAGCTGGTGTTGCGGTTGGGGATTATTATTAACTCGGCCAACATTTAGTT is a window from the Gemmatimonas sp. UBA7669 genome containing:
- a CDS encoding cytochrome C oxidase subunit IV family protein → MADHAHAHDAHAQHEEHPTWSTYWKVALILTIITAVEVSAYYIPAWENSWVYVPSMLIMSAVKFVIVVMYYMHLKYDHKLFRALFTGPLIVASLTLIGLLFLFSKLVLRLGIIINSANI